One part of the Arabidopsis thaliana chromosome 4, partial sequence genome encodes these proteins:
- the ATSPS4F gene encoding Sucrose-phosphate synthase family protein — MARNDWINSYLEAILDVGTSKKKRFESNSKIVQKLGDINSKDHQEKVFGDMNGKDHQEKVFSPIKYFVEEVVNSFDESDLYKTWIKVIATRNTRERSNRLENICWRIWHLARKKKQIVWDDGVRLSKRRIEREQGRNDAEEDLLSELSEGEKDKNDGEKEKSEVVTTLEPPRDHMPRIRSEMQIWSEDDKSSRNLYIVLISMHGLVRGENMELGRDSDTGGQVKYVVELARALANTEGVHRVDLLTRQISSPEVDYSYGEPVEMLSCPPEGSDSCGSYIIRIPCGSRDKYIPKESLWPHIPEFVDGALNHIVSIARSLGEQVNGGKPIWPYVIHGHYADAGEVAAHLAGALNVPMVLTGHSLGRNKFEQLLQQGRITREDIDRTYKIMRRIEAEEQSLDAAEMVVTSTRQEIDAQWGLYDGFDIKLERKLRVRRRRGVSCLGRYMPRMVVIPPGMDFSYVLTQDSQEPDGDLKSLIGPDRNQIKKPVPPIWSEIMRFFSNPHKPTILALSRPDHKKNVTTLVKAFGECQPLRELANLVLILGNRDDIEEMPNSSSVVLMNVLKLIDQYDLYGQVAYPKHHKQSEVPDIYRLAAKTKGVFINPALVEPFGLTLIEAAAYGLPIVATRNGGPVDIVKALNNGLLVDPHDQQAISDALLKLVANKHLWAECRKNGLKNIHRFSWPEHCRNYLSHVEHCRNRHPTSSLDIMKVPEELTSDSLRDVDDISLRFSTEGDFTLNGELDAGTRQKKLVDAISQMNSMKGCSAAIYSPGRRQMLFVVAVDSYDDNGNIKANLNEIIKNMIKAADLTSGKGKIGFVLASGSSLQEVVDITQKNLINLEDFDAIVCNSGSEIYYPWRDMMVDADYETHVEYKWPGESIRSVILRLICTEPAAEDDITEYASSCSTRCYAISVKQGVKTRRVDDLRQRLRMRGLRCNIVYTHAATRLNVIPLCASRIQALRYLSIRWGIDMSKTVFFLGEKGDTDYEDLLGGLHKTIILKGVVGSDSEKLLRSEENFKREDAVPQESPNISYVKENGGSQEIMSTLEAYGIK, encoded by the exons ATGGCAAGAAATGATTGGATAAACAGTTACCTGGAAGCTATTCTTGATGTTGGAACTAGCAAGAAAAAGAGGTTTGAGAGCAACTCCAAGATCGTCCAGAAGCTTGGAGATATCAACAGTAAGGATCATCAGGAGAAGGTGTTTGGAGATATGAATGGGAAGGATCATCAAGAGAAGGTGTTTAGTCCCATCAAATACTTTGTGGAAGAGGTCGTCAACAGTTTCGATGAGTCTGACCTGTATAAAACATGGATTAAG GTGATAGCAACAAGGAATACTCGTGAACGCAGTAACAGGCTTGAGAATATATGCTGGCGCATTTGGCATCTCGCACGCAAGAAAAAGCAG ATTGTGTGGGATGACGGGGTTAGACTTTCCAAACGAAGAATTGAACGTGAACAAGGTCGCAATGATGCAGAAGAGGATCTTCTTTCTGAGCTTTCTGAAGGAGAGAAGGATAAGAATGatggagagaaggagaagagtgaAGTTGTTACAACTCTCGAACCACCTCGAGATCACATGCCCCGTATCCGCTCTGAAATGCAAATTTGGTCAGAAGATGATAAATCAAGTCGAAACCTTTACATTGTCTTAATCAG CATGCATGGACTCGTGCGTGGAGAAAACATGGAGCTTGGAAGAGACTCTGATACTGGTGGGCAG GTGAAATATGTTGTTGAGCTTGCTCGTGCGTTGGCCAACACTGAAGGTGTCCACAGGGTCGATCTCTTAACACGGCAGATCAGTTCACCAGAGGTTGACTACAGCTACGGCGAGCCAGTTGAGATGTTATCATGCCCTCCAGAAGGTAGCGACAGCTGTGGCTCCTACATTATCCGCATCCCCTGTGGTTCTCGGGACAA GTACATACCAAAGGAGTCACTCTGGCCCCATATTCCCGAGTTTGTTGACGGGGCGCTAAATCACATAGTGAGCATAGCAAGGTCGCTAGGAGAGCAAGTGAATGGAGGGAAACCAATATGGCCTTATGTAATTCATGGCCACTATGCTGATGCAGGAGAAGTAGCTGCACATTTGGCAGGAGCGTTAAATGTGCCAATGGTTCTAACTGGTCACTCTTTGGGAAGGAATAAGTTTGAGCAGTTGCTTCAACAAGGGAGAATTACCAGAGAGGATATTGACAGAACATATAAGATCATGAGGAGAATAGAAGCTGAAGAACAGAGCCTAGATGCAGCGGAGATGGTGGTGACAAGCACACGACAAGAGATTGACGCGCAGTGGGGGCTGTATGATGGTTTTGATATCAAGCTGGAGAGGAAGCTCAGGGTTAGAAGACGGCGTGGAGTCAGCTGCCTTGGTAGATACATGCCACGAATGGTG GTTATACCCCCAGGCATGGATTTCAGCTATGTCTTGACACAAGATTCACAGGAACCCGATGGTGATCTTAAGTCGCTAATTGGCCCTGACCGAAACCAGATAAAAAAGCCTGTGCCTCCAATATGGTCCGAG ATAATGAGATTTTTCTCAAATCCTCATAAACCAACCATACTTGCGCTGTCTCGTCCTGACCACAAGAAAAATGTCACCACATTGGTCAAAGCTTTTGGTGAATGTCAGCCTCTTCGAGAACTAGCCAACCTG GTACTTATACTAGGTAACCGAGATGACATCGAAGAGATGCCTAATAGCAGCTCAGTTGTTCTCATGAATGTACTAAAGCTGATAGACCAGTACGACTTGTACGGCCAAGTAGCTTATCCAAAGCATCATAAACAATCTGAAGTTCCAGATATTTACCGCTTAGCAGCCAAAACTAAG GGGGTTTTCATCAATCCAGCTCTGGTGGAGCCGTTTGGTCTCACGCTCATTGAG GCAGCTGCTTATGGTCTGCCCATTGTTGCCACCAGAAATGGAGGGCCTGTTGATATTGTGAAG GCACTAAATAATGGTCTCCTAGTCGACCCCCATGACCAACAAGCCATTTCTGATGCCCTTCTAAAGCTAGTTGCTAACAAACATCTCTGGGCTGAGTGTAGAAAAAACGGACTCAAGAACATCCACCGTTTTTCATGGCCAGAGCACTGCCGTAACTACCTATCCCATGTCGAACATTGCAGAAACCGTCACCCTACCAGTAGTCTCGACATCATGAAAGTTCCAGAAGAGCTCACAAGTGATTCTCTACGAGATGTCGATGACATATCTTTGAGATTCTCCACAGAAGGAGATTTCACTCTCAACGGAGAACTAGATGCAGGTACCAGACAGAAGAAACTAGTCGATGCCATAAGTCAAATGAATTCAATGAAAGGTTGCTCAGCTGCTATCTACAGCCCTGGTAGAAGGCAGATGCTCTTTGTGGTTGCTGTTGATTCCTATGATGACAACGGAAACATCAAAGCGAATTTGAACGAAATCATCAAGAATATGATAAAAGCTGCAGATTTGACATCGGGTAAAGGAAAAATAGGTTTTGTGCTAGCCTCAGGTTCAAGCTTACAAGAAGTTGTGGATATTACGCAGAAAAACCTGATTAATCTGGAAGATTTTGATGCAATAGTTTGCAACAGCGGAAGTGAGATCTACTATCCATGGAGAGATATGATGGTTGATGCAGACTACGAAACTCATGTGGAATACAAATGGCCTGGTGAAAGTATAAGGTCGGTGATTCTGAGACTTATATGTACGGAACCTGCAGCTGAGGATGATATCACAGAGTATGCGAGTTCATGCAGTACAAGATGCTATGCAATTTCTGTGAAACAAGGAGTCAAG ACTCGAAGAGTCGATGACCTTAGGCAGAGGCTTCGGATGAGAGGTTTAAGGTGCAACATTGTCTATACTCATGCAGCAACAAGGCTAAATGTTATACCACTATGTGCATCAAGAATACAAGCACTCAG GTATCTTTCTATAAGGTGGGGAATTGACATGTCGAagactgttttctttttgggagAGAAAGGAGACACAGACTATGAGGACTTACTGGGTGGCCTCCACAAAACCATCATTCTAAAAGGTGTAGTGGGATCAGACAGTGAGAAGCTTCTTCGCAGTgaagaaaacttcaaaagaGAAGACGCAGTTCCACAAGAGAGCCCTAACATTTCCTATGTCAAAGAGAATGGCGGATCTCAGGAAATTATGTCCACTTTAGAGGCCTATGGGATCAAgtaa
- the ATSPS4F gene encoding Sucrose-phosphate synthase family protein — protein MPRIRSEMQIWSEDDKSSRNLYIVLISMHGLVRGENMELGRDSDTGGQVKYVVELARALANTEGVHRVDLLTRQISSPEVDYSYGEPVEMLSCPPEGSDSCGSYIIRIPCGSRDKYIPKESLWPHIPEFVDGALNHIVSIARSLGEQVNGGKPIWPYVIHGHYADAGEVAAHLAGALNVPMVLTGHSLGRNKFEQLLQQGRITREDIDRTYKIMRRIEAEEQSLDAAEMVVTSTRQEIDAQWGLYDGFDIKLERKLRVRRRRGVSCLGRYMPRMVVIPPGMDFSYVLTQDSQEPDGDLKSLIGPDRNQIKKPVPPIWSEIMRFFSNPHKPTILALSRPDHKKNVTTLVKAFGECQPLRELANLVLILGNRDDIEEMPNSSSVVLMNVLKLIDQYDLYGQVAYPKHHKQSEVPDIYRLAAKTKGVFINPALVEPFGLTLIEAAAYGLPIVATRNGGPVDIVKALNNGLLVDPHDQQAISDALLKLVANKHLWAECRKNGLKNIHRFSWPEHCRNYLSHVEHCRNRHPTSSLDIMKVPEELTSDSLRDVDDISLRFSTEGDFTLNGELDAGTRQKKLVDAISQMNSMKGCSAAIYSPGRRQMLFVVAVDSYDDNGNIKANLNEIIKNMIKAADLTSGKGKIGFVLASGSSLQEVVDITQKNLINLEDFDAIVCNSGSEIYYPWRDMMVDADYETHVEYKWPGESIRSVILRLICTEPAAEDDITEYASSCSTRCYAISVKQGVKTRRVDDLRQRLRMRGLRCNIVYTHAATRLNVIPLCASRIQALRYLSIRWGIDMSKTVFFLGEKGDTDYEDLLGGLHKTIILKGVVGSDSEKLLRSEENFKREDAVPQESPNISYVKENGGSQEIMSTLEAYGIK, from the exons ATGCCCCGTATCCGCTCTGAAATGCAAATTTGGTCAGAAGATGATAAATCAAGTCGAAACCTTTACATTGTCTTAATCAG CATGCATGGACTCGTGCGTGGAGAAAACATGGAGCTTGGAAGAGACTCTGATACTGGTGGGCAG GTGAAATATGTTGTTGAGCTTGCTCGTGCGTTGGCCAACACTGAAGGTGTCCACAGGGTCGATCTCTTAACACGGCAGATCAGTTCACCAGAGGTTGACTACAGCTACGGCGAGCCAGTTGAGATGTTATCATGCCCTCCAGAAGGTAGCGACAGCTGTGGCTCCTACATTATCCGCATCCCCTGTGGTTCTCGGGACAA GTACATACCAAAGGAGTCACTCTGGCCCCATATTCCCGAGTTTGTTGACGGGGCGCTAAATCACATAGTGAGCATAGCAAGGTCGCTAGGAGAGCAAGTGAATGGAGGGAAACCAATATGGCCTTATGTAATTCATGGCCACTATGCTGATGCAGGAGAAGTAGCTGCACATTTGGCAGGAGCGTTAAATGTGCCAATGGTTCTAACTGGTCACTCTTTGGGAAGGAATAAGTTTGAGCAGTTGCTTCAACAAGGGAGAATTACCAGAGAGGATATTGACAGAACATATAAGATCATGAGGAGAATAGAAGCTGAAGAACAGAGCCTAGATGCAGCGGAGATGGTGGTGACAAGCACACGACAAGAGATTGACGCGCAGTGGGGGCTGTATGATGGTTTTGATATCAAGCTGGAGAGGAAGCTCAGGGTTAGAAGACGGCGTGGAGTCAGCTGCCTTGGTAGATACATGCCACGAATGGTG GTTATACCCCCAGGCATGGATTTCAGCTATGTCTTGACACAAGATTCACAGGAACCCGATGGTGATCTTAAGTCGCTAATTGGCCCTGACCGAAACCAGATAAAAAAGCCTGTGCCTCCAATATGGTCCGAG ATAATGAGATTTTTCTCAAATCCTCATAAACCAACCATACTTGCGCTGTCTCGTCCTGACCACAAGAAAAATGTCACCACATTGGTCAAAGCTTTTGGTGAATGTCAGCCTCTTCGAGAACTAGCCAACCTG GTACTTATACTAGGTAACCGAGATGACATCGAAGAGATGCCTAATAGCAGCTCAGTTGTTCTCATGAATGTACTAAAGCTGATAGACCAGTACGACTTGTACGGCCAAGTAGCTTATCCAAAGCATCATAAACAATCTGAAGTTCCAGATATTTACCGCTTAGCAGCCAAAACTAAG GGGGTTTTCATCAATCCAGCTCTGGTGGAGCCGTTTGGTCTCACGCTCATTGAG GCAGCTGCTTATGGTCTGCCCATTGTTGCCACCAGAAATGGAGGGCCTGTTGATATTGTGAAG GCACTAAATAATGGTCTCCTAGTCGACCCCCATGACCAACAAGCCATTTCTGATGCCCTTCTAAAGCTAGTTGCTAACAAACATCTCTGGGCTGAGTGTAGAAAAAACGGACTCAAGAACATCCACCGTTTTTCATGGCCAGAGCACTGCCGTAACTACCTATCCCATGTCGAACATTGCAGAAACCGTCACCCTACCAGTAGTCTCGACATCATGAAAGTTCCAGAAGAGCTCACAAGTGATTCTCTACGAGATGTCGATGACATATCTTTGAGATTCTCCACAGAAGGAGATTTCACTCTCAACGGAGAACTAGATGCAGGTACCAGACAGAAGAAACTAGTCGATGCCATAAGTCAAATGAATTCAATGAAAGGTTGCTCAGCTGCTATCTACAGCCCTGGTAGAAGGCAGATGCTCTTTGTGGTTGCTGTTGATTCCTATGATGACAACGGAAACATCAAAGCGAATTTGAACGAAATCATCAAGAATATGATAAAAGCTGCAGATTTGACATCGGGTAAAGGAAAAATAGGTTTTGTGCTAGCCTCAGGTTCAAGCTTACAAGAAGTTGTGGATATTACGCAGAAAAACCTGATTAATCTGGAAGATTTTGATGCAATAGTTTGCAACAGCGGAAGTGAGATCTACTATCCATGGAGAGATATGATGGTTGATGCAGACTACGAAACTCATGTGGAATACAAATGGCCTGGTGAAAGTATAAGGTCGGTGATTCTGAGACTTATATGTACGGAACCTGCAGCTGAGGATGATATCACAGAGTATGCGAGTTCATGCAGTACAAGATGCTATGCAATTTCTGTGAAACAAGGAGTCAAG ACTCGAAGAGTCGATGACCTTAGGCAGAGGCTTCGGATGAGAGGTTTAAGGTGCAACATTGTCTATACTCATGCAGCAACAAGGCTAAATGTTATACCACTATGTGCATCAAGAATACAAGCACTCAG GTATCTTTCTATAAGGTGGGGAATTGACATGTCGAagactgttttctttttgggagAGAAAGGAGACACAGACTATGAGGACTTACTGGGTGGCCTCCACAAAACCATCATTCTAAAAGGTGTAGTGGGATCAGACAGTGAGAAGCTTCTTCGCAGTgaagaaaacttcaaaagaGAAGACGCAGTTCCACAAGAGAGCCCTAACATTTCCTATGTCAAAGAGAATGGCGGATCTCAGGAAATTATGTCCACTTTAGAGGCCTATGGGATCAAgtaa
- a CDS encoding uncharacterized protein (unknown protein; FUNCTIONS IN: molecular_function unknown; INVOLVED IN: N-terminal protein myristoylation; EXPRESSED IN: 24 plant structures; EXPRESSED DURING: 15 growth stages; CONTAINS InterPro DOMAIN/s: Protein of unknown function DUF2062 (InterPro:IPR018639); BEST Arabidopsis thaliana protein match is: unknown protein (TAIR:AT1G33490.1); Has 30201 Blast hits to 17322 proteins in 780 species: Archae - 12; Bacteria - 1396; Metazoa - 17338; Fungi - 3422; Plants - 5037; Viruses - 0; Other Eukaryotes - 2996 (source: NCBI BLink).) — MGLSKGRLKAWFNKKITDPLLQILRRGTEPKQLAFSAALGITLGIFPICGVPVLLCGVAFALLGSSCHAPTVMLANIIATPVELALVVPFLRLGEKVTGGPHFPLTSDALKKVFTGQASQEVFLSIGNALLGWLVATPFFFITLYVVLLPCFTILVRKFGGVASTQKLPTSMETELNPKPRDA; from the exons ATGGGTTTATCAAAAGGTAGATTAAAAGCATGGTTCAATAAGAAAATCACTGATCCTCTTCTCCAGATCTTGCGTAG AGGTACTGAGCCAAAGCAGCTTGCTTTCTCTGCTGCACTTGGTATTACCTTGGGGATATTTCCGATATGTG GTGTTCCTGTGTTACTATGTGGAGTAGCTTTTGCCTTGCTCGGATCATCTTGTCATGCTCCGACCGTAATGTTGGCTAATATCATTGCCACTCCAGTGGAACTAGC TCTCGTGGTTCCTTTCCTAAGACTTGGTGAAAAAGTTACTGGTGGACCTCATTTTCCTTTGACATCAGATGCTCTAAAGAAGGTTTTCACTGGTCAAGCCTCTCAAGAAGTCTTTTTAAGCATTGGTAATGCG TTACTAGGGTGGCTCGTAGCAActccatttttctttattacgTTATACGTTGTATTGCTGCCATGTTTCACAATCCTGGTCCGCAAGTTCGGCGGCGTTGCTTCAACCCAGAAGCTACCTACAAGTATGGAGACGGAGCTCAACCCAAAGCCAAGAGACGCTTAA
- the ATSPS4F gene encoding Sucrose-phosphate synthase family protein, which produces MHGLVRGENMELGRDSDTGGQVKYVVELARALANTEGVHRVDLLTRQISSPEVDYSYGEPVEMLSCPPEGSDSCGSYIIRIPCGSRDKYIPKESLWPHIPEFVDGALNHIVSIARSLGEQVNGGKPIWPYVIHGHYADAGEVAAHLAGALNVPMVLTGHSLGRNKFEQLLQQGRITREDIDRTYKIMRRIEAEEQSLDAAEMVVTSTRQEIDAQWGLYDGFDIKLERKLRVRRRRGVSCLGRYMPRMVVIPPGMDFSYVLTQDSQEPDGDLKSLIGPDRNQIKKPVPPIWSEIMRFFSNPHKPTILALSRPDHKKNVTTLVKAFGECQPLRELANLVLILGNRDDIEEMPNSSSVVLMNVLKLIDQYDLYGQVAYPKHHKQSEVPDIYRLAAKTKGVFINPALVEPFGLTLIEAAAYGLPIVATRNGGPVDIVKALNNGLLVDPHDQQAISDALLKLVANKHLWAECRKNGLKNIHRFSWPEHCRNYLSHVEHCRNRHPTSSLDIMKVPEELTSDSLRDVDDISLRFSTEGDFTLNGELDAGTRQKKLVDAISQMNSMKGCSAAIYSPGRRQMLFVVAVDSYDDNGNIKANLNEIIKNMIKAADLTSGKGKIGFVLASGSSLQEVVDITQKNLINLEDFDAIVCNSGSEIYYPWRDMMVDADYETHVEYKWPGESIRSVILRLICTEPAAEDDITEYASSCSTRCYAISVKQGVKTRRVDDLRQRLRMRGLRCNIVYTHAATRLNVIPLCASRIQALRYLSIRWGIDMSKTVFFLGEKGDTDYEDLLGGLHKTIILKGVVGSDSEKLLRSEENFKREDAVPQESPNISYVKENGGSQEIMSTLEAYGIK; this is translated from the exons ATGCATGGACTCGTGCGTGGAGAAAACATGGAGCTTGGAAGAGACTCTGATACTGGTGGGCAG GTGAAATATGTTGTTGAGCTTGCTCGTGCGTTGGCCAACACTGAAGGTGTCCACAGGGTCGATCTCTTAACACGGCAGATCAGTTCACCAGAGGTTGACTACAGCTACGGCGAGCCAGTTGAGATGTTATCATGCCCTCCAGAAGGTAGCGACAGCTGTGGCTCCTACATTATCCGCATCCCCTGTGGTTCTCGGGACAA GTACATACCAAAGGAGTCACTCTGGCCCCATATTCCCGAGTTTGTTGACGGGGCGCTAAATCACATAGTGAGCATAGCAAGGTCGCTAGGAGAGCAAGTGAATGGAGGGAAACCAATATGGCCTTATGTAATTCATGGCCACTATGCTGATGCAGGAGAAGTAGCTGCACATTTGGCAGGAGCGTTAAATGTGCCAATGGTTCTAACTGGTCACTCTTTGGGAAGGAATAAGTTTGAGCAGTTGCTTCAACAAGGGAGAATTACCAGAGAGGATATTGACAGAACATATAAGATCATGAGGAGAATAGAAGCTGAAGAACAGAGCCTAGATGCAGCGGAGATGGTGGTGACAAGCACACGACAAGAGATTGACGCGCAGTGGGGGCTGTATGATGGTTTTGATATCAAGCTGGAGAGGAAGCTCAGGGTTAGAAGACGGCGTGGAGTCAGCTGCCTTGGTAGATACATGCCACGAATGGTG GTTATACCCCCAGGCATGGATTTCAGCTATGTCTTGACACAAGATTCACAGGAACCCGATGGTGATCTTAAGTCGCTAATTGGCCCTGACCGAAACCAGATAAAAAAGCCTGTGCCTCCAATATGGTCCGAG ATAATGAGATTTTTCTCAAATCCTCATAAACCAACCATACTTGCGCTGTCTCGTCCTGACCACAAGAAAAATGTCACCACATTGGTCAAAGCTTTTGGTGAATGTCAGCCTCTTCGAGAACTAGCCAACCTG GTACTTATACTAGGTAACCGAGATGACATCGAAGAGATGCCTAATAGCAGCTCAGTTGTTCTCATGAATGTACTAAAGCTGATAGACCAGTACGACTTGTACGGCCAAGTAGCTTATCCAAAGCATCATAAACAATCTGAAGTTCCAGATATTTACCGCTTAGCAGCCAAAACTAAG GGGGTTTTCATCAATCCAGCTCTGGTGGAGCCGTTTGGTCTCACGCTCATTGAG GCAGCTGCTTATGGTCTGCCCATTGTTGCCACCAGAAATGGAGGGCCTGTTGATATTGTGAAG GCACTAAATAATGGTCTCCTAGTCGACCCCCATGACCAACAAGCCATTTCTGATGCCCTTCTAAAGCTAGTTGCTAACAAACATCTCTGGGCTGAGTGTAGAAAAAACGGACTCAAGAACATCCACCGTTTTTCATGGCCAGAGCACTGCCGTAACTACCTATCCCATGTCGAACATTGCAGAAACCGTCACCCTACCAGTAGTCTCGACATCATGAAAGTTCCAGAAGAGCTCACAAGTGATTCTCTACGAGATGTCGATGACATATCTTTGAGATTCTCCACAGAAGGAGATTTCACTCTCAACGGAGAACTAGATGCAGGTACCAGACAGAAGAAACTAGTCGATGCCATAAGTCAAATGAATTCAATGAAAGGTTGCTCAGCTGCTATCTACAGCCCTGGTAGAAGGCAGATGCTCTTTGTGGTTGCTGTTGATTCCTATGATGACAACGGAAACATCAAAGCGAATTTGAACGAAATCATCAAGAATATGATAAAAGCTGCAGATTTGACATCGGGTAAAGGAAAAATAGGTTTTGTGCTAGCCTCAGGTTCAAGCTTACAAGAAGTTGTGGATATTACGCAGAAAAACCTGATTAATCTGGAAGATTTTGATGCAATAGTTTGCAACAGCGGAAGTGAGATCTACTATCCATGGAGAGATATGATGGTTGATGCAGACTACGAAACTCATGTGGAATACAAATGGCCTGGTGAAAGTATAAGGTCGGTGATTCTGAGACTTATATGTACGGAACCTGCAGCTGAGGATGATATCACAGAGTATGCGAGTTCATGCAGTACAAGATGCTATGCAATTTCTGTGAAACAAGGAGTCAAG ACTCGAAGAGTCGATGACCTTAGGCAGAGGCTTCGGATGAGAGGTTTAAGGTGCAACATTGTCTATACTCATGCAGCAACAAGGCTAAATGTTATACCACTATGTGCATCAAGAATACAAGCACTCAG GTATCTTTCTATAAGGTGGGGAATTGACATGTCGAagactgttttctttttgggagAGAAAGGAGACACAGACTATGAGGACTTACTGGGTGGCCTCCACAAAACCATCATTCTAAAAGGTGTAGTGGGATCAGACAGTGAGAAGCTTCTTCGCAGTgaagaaaacttcaaaagaGAAGACGCAGTTCCACAAGAGAGCCCTAACATTTCCTATGTCAAAGAGAATGGCGGATCTCAGGAAATTATGTCCACTTTAGAGGCCTATGGGATCAAgtaa
- a CDS encoding DNAJ heat shock N-terminal domain-containing protein (DNAJ heat shock N-terminal domain-containing protein; FUNCTIONS IN: heat shock protein binding; INVOLVED IN: protein folding; LOCATED IN: cellular_component unknown; EXPRESSED IN: 22 plant structures; EXPRESSED DURING: 13 growth stages; CONTAINS InterPro DOMAIN/s: Molecular chaperone, heat shock protein, Hsp40, DnaJ (InterPro:IPR015609), Heat shock protein DnaJ, N-terminal (InterPro:IPR001623), Zinc finger, DPH-type (InterPro:IPR007872); BEST Arabidopsis thaliana protein match is: Chaperone DnaJ-domain superfamily protein (TAIR:AT3G13310.1); Has 18672 Blast hits to 18671 proteins in 2948 species: Archae - 158; Bacteria - 7534; Metazoa - 3304; Fungi - 1856; Plants - 1763; Viruses - 10; Other Eukaryotes - 4047 (source: NCBI BLink).), whose protein sequence is MLVGENCVHETYYEILSVKEDASYEEIRNSYRSAILHSHPDKLNNTSRSSSDDEKFLKIQKAWEVLSDAELRVVYDNDLRSSRHDGITADEISIEDMSVEITGDVIDLFYQCRCGDYFCVDSSELGTMGFALLRDGDFVYVKRLGAFVASVVLPCGSCSLKTRVWVDSDMKIPI, encoded by the coding sequence ATGCTTGTCGGTGAGAATTGTGTTCACGAGACATACTACGAGATTCTCTCCGTGAAAGAAGATGCTAGCTATGAAGAAATCCGAAATAGCTATCGTTCTGCGATTCTCCACTCTCATCCAGATAAGCTCAACAATACTTCTCGTTCTAGCTCAGACGACGAGAAGTTTCTGAAGATTCAAAAAGCTTGGGAAGTTCTAAGCGATGCAGAGCTACGTGTAGTTTATGATAATGATCTTAGATCTTCAAGACATGATGGAATCACTGCTGATGAGATTAGTATTGAGGATATGTCAGTGGAGATTACTGGTGATGTGATTGATCTTTTTTATCAGTGTAGGTGTGGTGATTACTTTTGTGTTGATTCTAGTGAGTTAGGAACAATGGGGTTTGCTTTGTTGAGAGATggtgattttgtttatgttaagAGATTGGGTGCTTTTGTGGCGTCTGTTGTTCTTCCTTGTGGTTCTTGTTCTTTGAAAACACGAGTTTGGGTTGATTCTGATATGAAGATTCCTATCTAG